A region of Dioscorea cayenensis subsp. rotundata cultivar TDr96_F1 chromosome 5, TDr96_F1_v2_PseudoChromosome.rev07_lg8_w22 25.fasta, whole genome shotgun sequence DNA encodes the following proteins:
- the LOC120261316 gene encoding double-stranded RNA-binding protein 4-like, with protein MEFVPARNPKDFLYKNKLQEYAQKSLIPLPIYQTINEGKQHAPKFRSFVMIDGVGFVSSSTFSNRKEAEQDAARIALEGILQKTKQEGMHLIHQDKIFCKSILNEYAMKATVDKPVYTTAQSGSVIPVFVSTLVFGGKSYIGAHGKTKKEAEQSAARVAIESILSGSDTKALMSQIIKSKSRFYAAVHGTDALAVNLNTNAGLVGSAEDQPGPWIQFGIGFHSAIENGKPLTGHDSEVFPSCEHVNAEVPHLVSSVLKETK; from the exons ATGGAGTTCGTACCGGCTCGAAACCCTA AGGATTTCTTGTACAAGAACAAATTACAAGAGTATGCACAGAAATCTCTCATTCCCTTGCCTATATATCAAACTATTAATGAAGGAAAACAACATGCTCCAAAATTTAGATCATTTGTTATGATAGATGGAGTAGGCTTTGTGTCATCCAGCACTTTTAGTAATCGAAAAGAGGCAGAGCAAGATGCAGCGAGAATTGCCCTTGAAGGGATCTTGCAAAAGACAAAACAAGAAGGCATGCATCTAATTCACCAG GATAAGATTTTCTGCAAGTCCATTCTTAATGAATATGCAATGAAGGCGACTGTAGATAAGCCTGTTTATACAACAGCTCAATCAGGAAGTGTGATTCCCGTTTTCGTCTCCACTTTAGTTTTTGGAGGCAAATCTTATATTGGTGCTCATGGGAAGACTAAAAAAGAGGCAGAACAGTCAGCTGCACGTGTTGCTATTGAGTCCATTCTTA GCGGTTCCGACACCAAAGCTCTAATGTCTCAAATTATAAAATCCAAGAGTAGATTTTATGCTGCAGTTCATGGAACTGATGCCTTGGCAGTAAATCTGAACACGAATGCGGGTTTGGTAGGATCTGCAGAGGATCAGCCTGGTCCTTGGATTCAGTTTGGAATAGGGTTTCATTCAGCTATAGAAAATGGCAAACCGCTGACAGGACATGACTCTGAAGTATTTCCGTCGTGTGAGCATGTCAATGCTGAAGTACCACACCTTGTTTCTTCTGTATTAAAAGAAACCAAATGA
- the LOC120261317 gene encoding uncharacterized protein LOC120261317: MLNLQFIHLSSVSMISTKVMQSEYTSWGNSLQLLHLLKASSNANSSAFKTSRLIVYELSGAELRTSLGIVFGIWCLPSDHIVACIYNKERTLPYIVYLIEYQQVQNKQFLALAMSSSQPSSPAFLNKRELSLLQYNGSTLSSTGTSSITSSYAG; the protein is encoded by the exons ATGTTGAATCTCCAGTTCATCCACCTATCATCTGTCTCAATGATCTCCACCAAAGTGATGCAATCTGAGTACACCAGTTGGGGAAACAGCTTACAACTCTTGCATCTCCTTAAAGCCTCCTCCAACGCCAACAGCTCAGCCTTTAAAACATCTCGTTTGATTGTATAT gAGCTGTCAGGAGCTGAACTCAGGACAAGTTTGGGTATTGTTTTCGGCATTTGGTGCTTGCCATCGGATCACATTGttgcatgcatatataataaGGAAAGAACTCTACCATATATTGTATACCTGATTGAATACCAGCAAGTTCAGAACAAGCAATTCCTTGCACTTGCTATGAGTTCATCACAGCCATCAAGCCCAGCATTCCTAAACAAAAGAGAGTTAAGCCTCCTGCAATACAATGGTTCCACCCTCTCCTCCACTGGCACAAGCTCTATCACCTCGTCATATGCCGGATAA
- the LOC120260162 gene encoding uncharacterized protein LOC120260162, translating into MVLLLDFGVFDDFIAWVIEPSSSHLFPTSSPISSPFSRARLVQVGTRPLRRPIRSGRGSLPFRPAPHLHQVNSRVTGVPIPHRRRDPSQISNIGLKQGMEGQLHVLSLLDNIGIKRIMS; encoded by the exons ATGGTGTTGTTGTTGGACTTTGGAGTGTTTGATGATTTCATAGCTTGGGTTATTG AGCCCTCTTCTTCCCATTTGTTCCCCACATCGTCTCCGATCTCATCGCCGTTCTCTCGAGCTCGCTTGGTGCAGGTCGGGACTCGACCACTCCGGCGTCCGATCCGCTCCGGCCGTGGATCCCTTCCGTTTCGGCCGGCTCCCCACTTGCATCAAGTGAATTCGAGAGTCACAGGCGTTCCTATCCCTCACCGCCGTCGAGATCCATCTCAGATCTCAAACATCG GCCTTAAACAAGGCATGGAAGGACAACTGCATGTTCTCAGTTTACTGGACAACATTGGCATTAAGAGGATCATGTCATAA
- the LOC120261244 gene encoding peptidyl-prolyl cis-trans isomerase CYP26-2, chloroplastic isoform X2 translates to MRHLLQSLNPPPHLLNPPSPPPTFHSHSHSPHSPPPPPPPQKLIFRRELAITTISLPLLLPSPSHAQPNTGEDVTTDNCGNQTSIQKAFMDISIDNQPIGRILIGLYKDTAPLGVSRFISLLTGAAGISYRRKEFIRIMPNYIQHGGVRSYGVDAELARKKGGNVDKAEGGLVAEWEAAEELCKGTRNTAGTVGIIVRDPLKPGPKMKLVARQGRLEIDEEEVGKEPNGTEFVIAVKDAPELDASTLVVGKVLLGMEVVESVALVKTVQENTSSPYFR, encoded by the coding sequence ATGAGGCATCTACTTCAATCCCTCAACCCACCTCCTCACCTCCTCAACcctccatcaccaccaccaacctttcactctcactctcactcacctcactcaccacctccacctccacctcctcaAAAGCTCATTTTCCGACGAGAGCTCGCCATTACTACCATCTCTCTCCCACTCCTCCTCCCCTCCCCTTCCCATGCACAACCCAACACAGGTGAAGATGTCACCACTGACAACTGCGGCAACCAAACCTCCATTCAGAAGGCCTTCATGGACATCTCCATTGACAACCAACCCATCGGCAGAATCCTCATTGGCCTTTACAAGGACACAGCACCATTAGGCGTCTCAAGGTTCATCTCTCTCCTCACCGGTGCCGCTGGCATTAGCTACCGGAGAAAAGAGTTCATCAGGATAATGCCAAACTACATACAGCATGGAGGTGTGAGATCATACGGTGTAGACGCCGAGTTAGCAAGGAAGAAGGGAGGCAACGTGGATAAAGCGGAGGGAGGGTTGGTGGCTGAATGGGAGGCGGCGGAGGAGCTGTGCAAGGGGACGAGGAACACGGCGGGGACGGTGGGGATTATTGTGAGGGATCCGTTGAAACCCGGTCCGAAGATGAAGTTGGTGGCTAGGCAAGGGAGGTTGGAGATTGATGAGGAAGAGGTAGGGAAGGAGCCCAATGGAACAGAGTTTGTGATTGCGGTTAAAGATGCGCCGGAGCTTGATGCTTCCACGTTGGTGGTTGGGAAGGTGTTGCTTGGCATGGAGGTGGTGGAGAGCGTGGCTTTGGTCAAGACCGTTCAGGAGAATACTAGCTCACCTTATTTCAGGTAA
- the LOC120261244 gene encoding peptidyl-prolyl cis-trans isomerase CYP26-2, chloroplastic isoform X1, with protein sequence MRHLLQSLNPPPHLLNPPSPPPTFHSHSHSPHSPPPPPPPQKLIFRRELAITTISLPLLLPSPSHAQPNTGEDVTTDNCGNQTSIQKAFMDISIDNQPIGRILIGLYKDTAPLGVSRFISLLTGAAGISYRRKEFIRIMPNYIQHGGVRSYGVDAELARKKGGNVDKAEGGLVAEWEAAEELCKGTRNTAGTVGIIVRDPLKPGPKMKLVARQGRLEIDEEEVGKEPNGTEFVIAVKDAPELDASTLVVGKVLLGMEVVESVALVKTVQENTSSPYFRVAKLIGDKRAVVAERGFNRPYSKILITNCGLLE encoded by the exons ATGAGGCATCTACTTCAATCCCTCAACCCACCTCCTCACCTCCTCAACcctccatcaccaccaccaacctttcactctcactctcactcacctcactcaccacctccacctccacctcctcaAAAGCTCATTTTCCGACGAGAGCTCGCCATTACTACCATCTCTCTCCCACTCCTCCTCCCCTCCCCTTCCCATGCACAACCCAACACAGGTGAAGATGTCACCACTGACAACTGCGGCAACCAAACCTCCATTCAGAAGGCCTTCATGGACATCTCCATTGACAACCAACCCATCGGCAGAATCCTCATTGGCCTTTACAAGGACACAGCACCATTAGGCGTCTCAAGGTTCATCTCTCTCCTCACCGGTGCCGCTGGCATTAGCTACCGGAGAAAAGAGTTCATCAGGATAATGCCAAACTACATACAGCATGGAGGTGTGAGATCATACGGTGTAGACGCCGAGTTAGCAAGGAAGAAGGGAGGCAACGTGGATAAAGCGGAGGGAGGGTTGGTGGCTGAATGGGAGGCGGCGGAGGAGCTGTGCAAGGGGACGAGGAACACGGCGGGGACGGTGGGGATTATTGTGAGGGATCCGTTGAAACCCGGTCCGAAGATGAAGTTGGTGGCTAGGCAAGGGAGGTTGGAGATTGATGAGGAAGAGGTAGGGAAGGAGCCCAATGGAACAGAGTTTGTGATTGCGGTTAAAGATGCGCCGGAGCTTGATGCTTCCACGTTGGTGGTTGGGAAGGTGTTGCTTGGCATGGAGGTGGTGGAGAGCGTGGCTTTGGTCAAGACCGTTCAGGAGAATACTAGCTCACCTTATTTCAG GGTGGCAAAGTTGATAGGAGATAAAAGAGCAGTGGTAGCAGAGAGAGGCTTTAACAGACCATACTCCAAGATCTTAATCACCAACTGTGGCTTGTTAGAGTAG